The following DNA comes from Candidatus Eremiobacteraceae bacterium.
CGTATCTCGTCTTCGACTTGCATCTCGTCAGCCACAACCTTCATTGGTATCCGCAGACGGATGACGGGCTGACGGATTGGGAAGTGAGGCTCGTCCACGCGAACGAGACCGCGGACTATCGCGTCTGGTATCGATCGAAGGACGAGCGAGCGCTCGTCCAAGACGCTGCGACGCACGCGGCTTACGAAGGCGAGTCGCCTTTCGCGCCGGAGACGACCGACTTCTCGGACATGACGGGCACGAAGTCGACACCACTGCCATCGCCCTCACCTGCCGCGGGCAAGGCAAGCGACGCGCCGGCCCAAGTCATCGGCGCGATCACCGTCAACGGAAGCCAGCATTACGCGATCGATCTCGTCGGCATGGAACAGCGTGACGGGAGGCAGACGTATCACCTCCATCTGCGTGCGTTCCGTGACGCGATGGATTATCCGCTGACGGATCTATGGGTCGACTCAAGCGACTATCGGATCGTCGGCGCGCACGGCGAGGTGACCGTGCGAGCGGTCGCTGCGCTCTTAGGCGTCGGCGTCACCGCGGACTTCGCGCAGGCTGATAAGTACTGGCTCGTCTCGACGATGGATGTGTCGCTCAAGGGCTACATCGCATTCTGGCATGCGAATACGGAGACGTCGATGACGGCATCGGTCGTGTCGATCCCGGCGACGTTGCCCGAGAGCTACTTCAAGAACGCCACGACGCCGGCGTCGGCGCATCGTTAGCGGACGGCCGCGGCGGTCGAGATAAATCTCGACCGCTCCCCGGCTTTTATTACGAGACGGTCGTCGACATCGCGGAGATCAGGACGTCCGCAACCTCGGGCCGCGAGAACTCTTGCGGAGGACGCTCGCCGGCGCGAAGCATGTCGCGGACCTTCGTGCCCGACAGCGCGACGTGGTGCGCCTTGTCGTGCGGGCATGTCTTCGTCGTCGCCATCCCCTCGCAGACGTTGCACCAGAACGAGTGCTCGAAGCGGAGGATCGTAACCCCGAGTTCGCTCTCGATGCCGTCGAAGATCTGCTGTGCGTCGAAAGTGCCGTAATACGAGCCGACGCCCGCGTGATCGCGGCCGACGATGAAGTGCGAGCAACCGTAGTTCTTGCGCGCCGTCGCGTGGAGCACCGCTTCGCGCGGCCCGGCGTAGCGCATCGCTGCCGGGAAAACTGAAAGCACCGTCCGTCCGAGCGGATAATATTTCTCGAGCAGCACGTGATAGCAGCGCATGCGGACGTCCGCGGGAACGTCGTCGCCCTTCGTCTTGCCGACGAGCGGGTGAAGGAGCAAGCCGTCGACGATCTCGAGCGCGACCTTCTGCAGATACTCGTGCGCGCGATGCACCGGGTTGCGCGTCTGAAAGGCGACGATCGTGCGCCAGCCGAGCTCTTGGAATTTCGCGCGCGTCTGCGCGGGCGTCATCGTCTCCGCCGGGAACTGCGGCGCAGGCATCTTGAGCAGCGTGATCTTGCCCGCGACATATCGAGGACCAGCCTCGAGCACAGCAGCGACGCCCGGATGCTCTTTGTCGCTCGTCCGATAGACCTTCTCGGCTTCGCGCGCCGGATCGCCCTCGAAGACCTCGTCGATCGCGATCGTCGCGATGACGTCGCCGGTCTCATCGACGAGCGCCGCGGTCGAGCCGGCTTTGACGTCCGCTCCCCTGACCGGCAGAACGATCGGCATCGACCAGATAAGACCGCTTCGCAGTCGCATGTCGTCGACGACGCTGCGATAGTCGGCCGATCCCATGAAGCCTTCAAGCGGTGAGTACGCACCGGTCGCGATGCAGATGACGTCGCAGATCGATCGATCGCTCAGCTCGACGCGCGGCATCGACCGCGCCGCAGCG
Coding sequences within:
- the sat gene encoding sulfate adenylyltransferase, which encodes MPDPKPALVAPHGGTLVNRVADADAAGKGLAAARSMPRVELSDRSICDVICIATGAYSPLEGFMGSADYRSVVDDMRLRSGLIWSMPIVLPVRGADVKAGSTAALVDETGDVIATIAIDEVFEGDPAREAEKVYRTSDKEHPGVAAVLEAGPRYVAGKITLLKMPAPQFPAETMTPAQTRAKFQELGWRTIVAFQTRNPVHRAHEYLQKVALEIVDGLLLHPLVGKTKGDDVPADVRMRCYHVLLEKYYPLGRTVLSVFPAAMRYAGPREAVLHATARKNYGCSHFIVGRDHAGVGSYYGTFDAQQIFDGIESELGVTILRFEHSFWCNVCEGMATTKTCPHDKAHHVALSGTKVRDMLRAGERPPQEFSRPEVADVLISAMSTTVS